Within the Candidatus Eremiobacteraceae bacterium genome, the region AAGCGCTTGGCGATCGGGGTTTCGGTCGAATGAATTCGACCGCTCCATGTTCGCTGTTCGCTTCCTCGGCAGGCCTCTTGCGAGATTACCGCAACCCCGTGCGGGCTGCGACCTGCGGTCATCGGACGCTTCGGGCTTTCGCCCGACGGTCGAATGAATTCGACCGCTACACTTTTCGGTCGACTAAAGTCGACCGCTACATCTTTCTGGTTAGGCTGCGGCCGCCGATTTGAGCCTCGTCGGATCGATCCGCACGCCCGGACCCATCGTGCTCGTCACCGTGACGCTCTTGAGATAGGTCCCTTTGGCGGAGGCGGGCTTCGCTCTGACGATCGCGTCCATCACGGCCGTCACGTTCTCGAGCAGCGCCTGCTGATCGAAGGATGCTTTGCCCACGACGACGTGGATGTTGGCCGCCTTGTCCAAGCGGTATTCTACCTTACCGGCCTTGATCTCCGCAACCGCTTGCTTGATGTTCTGCGTCACCGTCCCGGTCTTCGGGTTGGGCATGCGCTGAGCGAGGATCTTGCCGAGGTTGGAGCCGACGGCACCCATCATGTCCGGCGT harbors:
- the rplA gene encoding 50S ribosomal protein L1, translated to MAKPGKKYREALKALGDERLFDTARAVELVKANAKAKFDETIELHVRLGVDQKKPEQNVRGTVVLPHGTGQTKKVIVFAKGERAKEAQEAGADVVGDQDLIDRIKGGWLDFDVAVATPDMMGAVGSNLGKILAQRMPNPKTGTVTQNIKQAVAEIKAGKVEYRLDKAANIHVVVGKASFDQQALLENVTAVMDAIVRAKPASAKGTYLKSVTVTSTMGPGVRIDPTRLKSAAAA